From a single Calothrix sp. NIES-2098 genomic region:
- a CDS encoding adenylosuccinate synthetase → MANVIVIGAQWGDEGKGKITDLLSRSADVVVRYQGGVNAGHTIVVKGQTFKLHLIPSGILYPDTECIIGCGTVIDPKVLIAELDQLEKLNISTNNLLISETAHVTMPYHRLIDRASEERRGSHKIGTTGRGIGPTYADKSERTGIRVLDLMDPQGLRDQLEWTINYKNAILEKLYNLPPLDPEEVIEEYLGYADRLRPYVVDSSLKIYDAIQRRRNILFEGAQGTLLDLDHGTYPYVTSSNPVAGGACVGTGLGPTMIDRVIGVSKAYTTRVGEGPFPTELQGELGELLCDRGAEFGTTTGRKRRCGWFDAVIGRYAVRINGMDCLAITKLDVLDELEEIKVCIAYEIDGERCEHFPTSARQFARCRPIYKTLPGWQVSTSNCRALEDLPQQALDYLKFLAELMEVPIAIVSLGASRDQTIIVEDPIHGPKRALLHPDGTPVSLLSA, encoded by the coding sequence TTGGCTAACGTCATTGTCATAGGTGCCCAGTGGGGCGATGAAGGAAAAGGTAAAATAACAGACTTACTCAGCCGCTCCGCAGATGTTGTTGTACGTTACCAAGGGGGTGTCAACGCTGGACACACAATTGTAGTTAAAGGTCAAACCTTTAAGCTACATTTGATTCCCTCTGGTATTTTGTACCCAGATACCGAATGCATTATCGGCTGTGGTACAGTTATCGATCCGAAAGTCCTGATAGCAGAACTAGATCAACTAGAAAAACTAAATATTTCCACGAATAATCTGCTAATTTCTGAGACAGCCCATGTCACCATGCCTTATCATCGATTGATCGATCGGGCATCGGAAGAGCGACGGGGAAGCCACAAAATTGGCACTACTGGCCGAGGCATAGGGCCTACCTATGCTGATAAATCTGAGCGTACAGGCATCAGAGTTTTAGACTTGATGGACCCTCAGGGTTTACGCGACCAGTTAGAGTGGACGATTAATTATAAAAACGCAATTTTAGAAAAGCTTTACAACTTACCTCCTCTCGACCCAGAAGAGGTAATTGAAGAATATCTGGGGTATGCAGATCGCTTACGCCCTTACGTTGTTGATAGTTCGCTCAAGATTTACGATGCGATTCAACGGCGACGGAATATTTTGTTTGAAGGCGCACAAGGGACGCTCCTCGACCTAGATCATGGCACTTATCCCTACGTCACCTCCTCGAATCCAGTAGCAGGGGGGGCTTGCGTTGGCACCGGATTAGGGCCGACAATGATTGACCGGGTAATTGGGGTGTCGAAAGCTTACACAACACGAGTTGGTGAAGGGCCTTTTCCAACCGAACTACAAGGTGAATTGGGAGAATTGTTGTGCGATCGCGGTGCCGAATTTGGTACAACTACTGGTAGGAAGCGTCGCTGCGGCTGGTTTGATGCTGTGATCGGTCGCTATGCCGTTCGGATTAACGGCATGGACTGTCTAGCAATCACCAAACTAGATGTCCTCGATGAACTTGAGGAAATCAAAGTTTGTATCGCCTATGAAATAGATGGCGAACGCTGCGAACACTTCCCCACCAGTGCGCGTCAATTTGCCCGGTGTCGTCCCATCTACAAAACCTTACCAGGCTGGCAAGTATCTACAAGTAACTGCCGCGCCTTAGAAGACTTGCCACAGCAAGCCCTAGACTATCTAAAATTCTTAGCAGAATTGATGGAAGTCCCGATCGCGATCGTCTCCTTAGGAGCTAGCCGCGATCAAACCATAATTGTAGAAGACCCAATTCACGGGCCTAAACGTGCTTTATTGCACCCTGACGGTACTCCCGTCTCCTTACTCAGTGCTTAA
- a CDS encoding ribosomal protein L25-like protein, producing MALTVESKKRPEGSKPKALRRSGLIPANLYGHSGAESISLVVDAKTVERLLKHAVVNKTEVELNIPEIQWSGKTIVREVQSHPAKGTTYHVSFFAAKS from the coding sequence ATGGCTCTGACAGTCGAATCTAAAAAGCGACCAGAAGGTAGCAAGCCTAAGGCTTTGCGCCGTTCTGGATTAATCCCTGCCAATTTATACGGTCACAGCGGTGCCGAATCAATTTCCCTCGTAGTTGATGCTAAAACAGTTGAGCGCCTGCTTAAACACGCTGTTGTCAACAAAACAGAAGTTGAACTCAACATTCCGGAAATTCAGTGGAGTGGTAAAACCATAGTCCGAGAAGTTCAGTCCCATCCGGCTAAAGGTACAACCTACCACGTCAGCTTTTTTGCTGCCAAAAGCTAA